Proteins encoded in a region of the Photobacterium angustum genome:
- the nagB gene encoding glucosamine-6-phosphate deaminase — translation MRLIPLNNAKDVGLWSARYIADRINKFEPTAERPFVLGLPTGGTPLATYKRLIELYQAGEVSFKNVVTFNMDEYVGMASDHPESYRNFMYNNFFNHVDIQEENINLLDGNAEDHAAECQRYEDKIKSYGKINLFMGGVGNDGHIAFNEPASSLASRTRIKTLTQETRIANSRFFDGDINQVPKYSLTIGVGTLLDSEEVMILITGHNKAQALQAAVEGSVNHLWTVSALQLHPKSMIVCDEPSTQELKVKTVKYFQELEAENINHL, via the coding sequence GTGAGACTAATCCCGCTTAATAACGCTAAAGATGTTGGTTTATGGTCTGCTCGCTACATTGCAGATCGCATCAATAAATTCGAACCAACAGCAGAACGTCCATTTGTATTGGGGCTACCTACGGGTGGTACACCTCTAGCGACATACAAGCGCCTTATCGAGCTATACCAAGCAGGTGAAGTAAGCTTCAAAAATGTTGTTACTTTCAACATGGATGAGTATGTAGGCATGGCTTCTGATCACCCAGAGTCATACCGTAACTTCATGTACAACAACTTCTTTAACCACGTTGATATTCAAGAAGAAAACATCAACCTTCTTGATGGTAACGCAGAAGATCACGCTGCTGAATGTCAGCGTTACGAAGATAAGATCAAATCTTACGGTAAAATCAACCTATTCATGGGTGGTGTAGGCAACGACGGTCACATTGCTTTCAATGAGCCAGCATCATCATTAGCATCTCGTACACGTATCAAGACGCTAACCCAAGAAACGCGTATTGCTAACTCTCGTTTCTTTGATGGCGACATCAACCAAGTACCTAAATACTCACTAACTATCGGTGTAGGTACATTACTAGATTCAGAAGAAGTAATGATCCTTATCACTGGCCACAACAAAGCCCAGGCACTACAAGCTGCGGTTGAAGGCAGTGTGAATCACCTATGGACTGTATCTGCACTTCAGCTACACCCTAAATCAATGATTGTTTGTGATGAGCCATCAACTCAAGAGCTAAAAGTGAAGACTGTTAAGTACTTCCAAGAGCTTGAAGCGGAAAATATTAATCACCTTTAA
- the nagA gene encoding N-acetylglucosamine-6-phosphate deacetylase — MYALTNCNIFTGSEVLNNHAVIIDGVNIHAICPINHLLDGIDTIDLHGANLSPGFIDLQLNGCGGVMFNNETTAEAIDIMHQANLKSGCTSFLPTLITSPDEDMKRAVSAIRDYQAKYHNQALGLHLEGPYINVVKKGVHRPDFIRPASDEMITFLCENADVITKVTLAPELNSPEHIQKLIDSGIVVSAGHSNATYEEARQGFDLGISFTTHLFNAMSPVEGRSPGLVGAIYDSSEIYTGVIADGFHVDYANIRMAHKMKNTRLVLVTDATAPAGANIDSFLFTGTKVYYRNGMCVTEEGTLGGSALTMIEAIQNSVEHVGIALDEAIRMATLYPARAIGVDKKLGAIKKGMVANLTVFDRDYNVQATIVNGEYKQS; from the coding sequence ATGTACGCGCTTACCAACTGTAATATTTTTACCGGTAGCGAAGTGCTGAATAACCACGCCGTCATTATTGACGGCGTGAACATTCATGCAATCTGCCCGATTAATCATTTACTCGATGGCATCGACACTATCGATCTTCATGGTGCAAACCTTTCTCCTGGCTTTATTGATTTACAATTAAATGGTTGTGGTGGGGTGATGTTCAATAATGAAACCACCGCAGAAGCCATTGATATTATGCACCAAGCCAACCTAAAATCAGGTTGTACTAGCTTTCTTCCTACACTTATCACCTCTCCTGACGAAGATATGAAACGTGCAGTTTCAGCTATTCGTGATTATCAAGCAAAATACCACAATCAAGCATTAGGCCTACACCTAGAAGGCCCTTACATTAATGTTGTAAAGAAAGGGGTTCACCGCCCAGATTTCATTCGTCCAGCTAGTGACGAGATGATTACTTTCTTATGTGAAAACGCAGATGTTATAACTAAAGTCACTCTCGCTCCTGAGTTGAATTCACCTGAACATATTCAGAAACTGATTGATTCAGGTATTGTGGTCTCAGCGGGACACAGTAATGCAACATACGAAGAAGCAAGACAAGGCTTCGATCTCGGTATTAGTTTTACTACGCATTTATTCAATGCGATGAGTCCAGTAGAAGGTCGTTCGCCAGGTCTAGTTGGTGCTATTTACGATAGCAGTGAAATCTATACAGGCGTTATTGCTGACGGTTTCCATGTTGACTATGCCAATATCCGCATGGCTCATAAAATGAAGAATACGCGTTTAGTTTTAGTGACCGATGCCACAGCTCCAGCAGGTGCAAACATCGATAGCTTTCTTTTTACTGGGACAAAGGTATATTACCGGAACGGCATGTGTGTAACTGAAGAAGGCACACTTGGTGGTTCAGCACTGACAATGATTGAAGCGATTCAAAATAGTGTTGAACATGTAGGTATCGCCTTGGACGAAGCGATTCGTATGGCCACACTTTATCCTGCTCGCGCTATTGGTGTAGACAAGAAACTTGGGGCTATAAAAAAAGGCATGGTAGCAAATCTTACTGTGTTTGATCGCGATTATAATGTTCAGGCGACAATTGTTAATGGTGAATACAAACAGAGCTAA
- the nagC gene encoding DNA-binding transcriptional regulator NagC, protein MTGGQIGNVDLVKQLNSAAVYRLIDLQGPISRIQVADVSQLAPASVTKITRQLLERGLIKEVAQQASTGGRRAISLTTESAAFHSIAVRIGRNYIEITLYDLSGNHITGTAHPFSYTSQQALIDGLLEHIQNFISNNQNVMKELVAFGITLPGLVNPEHGIVEYMPHIEIDDFPLADIIKKQFGVICFVGNDIRGLALAEHYFGASRDCKDSILVSVHNGTGAGIIVNGQVFLGFNRNVGEIGHIQIDPLGDKCQCGNFGCLETVAADPAIVKHVQQLLDQGYPSSLQELEDITMLAICDAANDGDELATQALIKVGNQLGKALAMTINLFNPQKIILAGNITHAQEIVFPAIRRCVETQSLSRFHHDLPIVASELYNQPTIGAFSMIKRAMLNGVLLQLLLED, encoded by the coding sequence ATGACAGGCGGACAAATTGGTAATGTTGATCTCGTAAAACAGCTAAACAGTGCAGCTGTTTATCGCTTGATTGACTTGCAGGGCCCTATTTCACGTATTCAGGTGGCTGATGTTAGTCAGCTTGCTCCTGCCAGTGTTACTAAAATAACCCGCCAACTACTTGAGCGCGGCCTAATAAAAGAGGTCGCGCAACAAGCATCAACCGGCGGTAGACGGGCAATATCGCTGACAACTGAATCAGCAGCATTTCATTCTATTGCGGTGCGTATTGGTCGAAATTACATTGAAATAACCCTTTATGATTTAAGTGGTAACCATATAACAGGTACCGCTCACCCATTTTCTTATACCAGCCAACAAGCCTTAATTGATGGTTTACTTGAGCATATCCAAAACTTCATCAGTAATAACCAAAATGTAATGAAGGAATTGGTTGCATTTGGTATTACGCTCCCCGGCTTAGTGAACCCTGAGCATGGTATTGTGGAATATATGCCACATATTGAAATTGATGACTTTCCATTAGCTGACATTATTAAAAAACAATTCGGTGTTATTTGTTTTGTCGGTAATGATATTCGAGGCCTAGCGTTAGCTGAACATTACTTCGGTGCAAGCCGCGATTGTAAAGACTCAATTCTAGTCAGTGTTCACAACGGTACAGGTGCCGGTATTATTGTTAATGGTCAAGTATTCTTGGGCTTTAACCGTAACGTGGGCGAGATCGGTCATATTCAAATCGATCCATTAGGCGATAAATGCCAGTGCGGTAATTTTGGTTGCTTAGAAACAGTCGCAGCCGACCCCGCTATAGTGAAACATGTTCAACAGTTGCTCGACCAAGGTTATCCAAGCTCACTACAAGAGCTTGAAGATATAACAATGCTTGCGATTTGTGATGCGGCAAATGATGGTGATGAGTTAGCAACCCAAGCGTTGATAAAAGTTGGAAATCAATTGGGCAAAGCCCTTGCGATGACCATCAATTTGTTCAACCCTCAAAAAATCATTCTTGCGGGTAACATTACTCATGCCCAAGAGATTGTTTTTCCAGCGATTCGACGTTGTGTTGAAACACAATCACTCTCAAGATTTCATCATGACTTACCGATTGTTGCATCTGAGCTTTATAACCAACCGACCATAGGTGCATTTTCAATGATCAAACGCGCTATGTTAAACGGTGTATTATTACAGCTCCTATTAGAAGACTAA
- a CDS encoding cation:proton antiporter family protein codes for MEFIYILTAFIIGFIALRCKLPPLVGFLVAGFSLNSFGFTSTPTLETLANLGVTLLLFTIGLKLDVKSLLKKEVWGGATLHNLLSTTLFTLCLLVLKQLGLTMFSDMAFSQLILIGFALSFSSTVFAIKLLQEKGELNAKYGTVSIGILVMQDIFAVIFLTISSGKMPEVYALGLFALPLLRPILYKILDKAGHGEVLVLYAITLALVLGAGLFKLVGMKPDLGALLIGMLMAGHSKSSEMAKSLFNFKELLLVCFFLNIGLSETPTLNGLLMAFVLLLLLPLKGLLYYGIFHLCRYRVRTSMLATLTLFNYSEFGLIVGGVAYKLGLLPGTFLVAIAIAVSFSFLLAAPLNSMSHKLYTEASKWLKEFEPEKLNADDKLIDLGQSKVLILGMGRIGTGAYDELQARYGKQIIGVETREESAEQQRKEGRNVIQGDATDPDFWARVISKERITLILLAMPHSQANVYALEQIKARHFQGKIAAIAQYNDDEELLYEQGIDAVFNIFNEAGSGFARNVCDHLKPDITAIKS; via the coding sequence ATGGAATTTATCTACATACTTACCGCTTTTATCATTGGTTTTATTGCTCTACGTTGCAAACTCCCCCCTCTTGTCGGATTTCTTGTTGCTGGCTTTAGTCTCAACAGTTTTGGCTTTACTTCTACACCTACATTAGAAACCTTAGCTAACTTAGGGGTGACACTGCTTCTTTTTACCATTGGTTTAAAACTGGATGTGAAGTCCTTACTTAAAAAAGAAGTTTGGGGTGGCGCTACCCTACATAATCTCTTATCAACAACCTTATTTACCCTCTGTCTATTGGTATTAAAACAGCTTGGTTTAACCATGTTCAGCGACATGGCGTTCAGCCAACTTATCCTCATTGGATTTGCGCTGTCTTTTTCCAGTACAGTATTTGCCATTAAGCTGTTACAAGAAAAAGGCGAGTTAAATGCAAAGTACGGTACCGTCTCTATCGGTATTTTGGTCATGCAAGATATCTTCGCCGTTATATTCTTAACTATCTCAAGTGGAAAAATGCCAGAAGTGTATGCGCTTGGGCTTTTCGCTCTACCGTTATTACGCCCTATCCTATACAAGATCTTAGACAAAGCAGGTCACGGTGAAGTACTGGTACTCTATGCCATTACTCTTGCGCTAGTGCTCGGTGCAGGGTTATTTAAACTGGTTGGTATGAAGCCTGATTTGGGTGCACTATTGATCGGGATGCTAATGGCAGGACACAGTAAGTCTTCTGAAATGGCAAAATCACTCTTTAACTTTAAAGAGTTGTTACTTGTTTGCTTTTTCTTAAATATTGGCCTGTCAGAAACCCCGACTCTTAATGGGTTGCTGATGGCATTTGTTTTACTACTCTTATTACCGCTTAAGGGTCTGTTGTACTACGGCATATTCCATTTGTGTCGTTACCGTGTCCGTACCTCAATGCTCGCGACGTTAACACTATTTAATTACAGCGAGTTTGGTTTAATTGTCGGTGGTGTGGCTTATAAACTCGGACTATTACCGGGTACTTTTTTAGTGGCTATCGCCATTGCTGTCTCTTTTTCATTTTTGCTCGCAGCCCCTCTCAACAGCATGAGCCATAAACTTTACACTGAAGCATCAAAATGGCTAAAAGAATTTGAACCAGAAAAACTCAACGCCGATGACAAACTGATCGATCTCGGTCAATCAAAAGTGTTGATTCTTGGTATGGGTCGTATAGGCACGGGAGCATATGATGAATTACAAGCGCGTTACGGCAAGCAAATCATAGGCGTTGAAACCCGAGAGGAATCCGCCGAGCAGCAACGTAAAGAAGGACGCAATGTTATTCAAGGCGATGCGACTGACCCTGATTTTTGGGCGCGAGTGATCAGCAAAGAACGCATAACGCTTATTTTATTAGCAATGCCTCATAGTCAGGCGAATGTTTATGCCTTAGAGCAAATTAAAGCTCGTCATTTCCAAGGTAAAATTGCGGCAATTGCTCAGTACAATGATGATGAGGAGTTACTGTATGAGCAAGGTATTGATGCCGTCTTCAACATCTTCAATGAGGCAGGCAGTGGTTTTGCTCGTAATGTATGTGATCACTTAAAGCCAGACATAACAGCAATCAAATCATAA
- the asnB gene encoding asparagine synthase B, with amino-acid sequence MCSVFGILDIKSDAAALRPIALEMSKKLRHRGPDWSGIYASEHAILAHERLAIVGLNSGAQPIYSPDKKLILAVNGEIYNHKEIRARYEGKYDFQTDSDCEVILALYQDMGEELLEELNGIFAFVLYDEEKDTYLVGRDHIGIIPLYQGFDENGNYYVASEMKALVPVCKTVSEFPPGSYYGSADAEPQRYYTRDWNEYAAVQGNSTSKEELTEALEAAIKRQLMTDVPYGVLLSGGLDSSITSAVAKRFAAMRIEDNDQSEAWWPQLHSFAVGLEGAPDLKAAREVADKIGTVHHEMTYTIQEGLDAIRDVIYHIETYDVTTIRASTPMFLMGRKIKAMGIKMVLSGEGADEIFGGYLYFHKAPNAKEFHEETVRKLLALNMFDCARANKSLAAWGVEGRVPFLDKEFIDVAMRLNPEDKMCGNGKMEKHILRECFEHYLPESIAWRQKEQFSDGVGYSWIDTLKEVAEEKVTDQQLETAAYRFPYNTPTTKEAYAYREIFEELFPLESAAKCVPGGPSIACSSAKAIEWDESFKNAADPSGRAIAAVHNEAYKK; translated from the coding sequence ATGTGTTCTGTATTTGGGATCCTAGACATTAAGAGCGACGCAGCAGCATTGCGTCCTATCGCATTAGAAATGTCGAAAAAGCTTCGTCACCGCGGCCCAGACTGGTCAGGTATTTATGCATCAGAACATGCCATTCTTGCGCATGAACGTCTTGCTATTGTTGGTCTAAACAGTGGTGCTCAGCCCATTTATAGCCCAGATAAAAAATTGATCCTTGCTGTTAACGGTGAAATCTACAACCACAAAGAAATCCGTGCTCGCTATGAAGGCAAATACGATTTCCAAACAGATTCAGACTGTGAAGTTATTCTTGCGCTCTACCAAGATATGGGCGAAGAGTTACTTGAAGAACTTAACGGTATTTTCGCCTTTGTTCTTTATGATGAAGAAAAAGACACCTACCTTGTTGGTCGTGATCACATTGGTATTATTCCGCTATACCAAGGTTTTGATGAAAACGGCAACTACTATGTTGCATCAGAAATGAAAGCGCTGGTGCCTGTGTGTAAAACAGTGAGCGAATTCCCTCCAGGTTCTTACTACGGTAGTGCTGATGCCGAGCCGCAGCGTTATTATACCCGTGATTGGAATGAGTACGCAGCCGTACAAGGTAACTCAACCAGCAAAGAAGAATTAACTGAAGCACTAGAAGCGGCTATTAAGCGTCAGTTAATGACAGATGTACCTTATGGTGTACTTCTATCGGGTGGTTTAGATTCATCAATTACATCGGCAGTGGCAAAACGCTTTGCTGCAATGCGTATTGAAGATAATGACCAATCTGAAGCATGGTGGCCACAACTTCACTCTTTTGCCGTCGGTCTTGAAGGCGCCCCTGATTTAAAAGCAGCGCGTGAAGTTGCTGATAAAATTGGTACCGTTCACCATGAAATGACCTACACGATTCAAGAAGGTCTAGATGCTATCCGTGATGTGATTTATCACATTGAAACTTACGATGTGACAACCATTCGTGCTTCTACCCCAATGTTCCTAATGGGTCGTAAAATCAAAGCGATGGGTATCAAGATGGTTCTTTCTGGTGAAGGTGCAGATGAGATCTTTGGTGGTTACTTATACTTCCACAAAGCGCCAAACGCGAAAGAGTTCCATGAAGAAACTGTACGTAAATTGCTTGCTCTGAACATGTTTGACTGTGCCCGTGCAAACAAATCATTAGCAGCATGGGGTGTTGAAGGTCGAGTACCATTCCTAGATAAAGAATTTATCGATGTGGCAATGCGTCTAAACCCTGAAGATAAAATGTGTGGTAACGGTAAGATGGAAAAACACATCTTACGTGAGTGTTTTGAACACTACCTACCAGAATCTATTGCATGGCGTCAAAAAGAGCAGTTCTCTGATGGTGTAGGTTACAGCTGGATTGATACGCTAAAAGAAGTGGCTGAAGAGAAGGTAACGGATCAACAACTTGAAACTGCAGCTTACCGCTTCCCTTACAACACGCCAACAACCAAAGAAGCTTACGCATACCGTGAGATCTTTGAAGAGCTATTCCCACTCGAAAGCGCAGCGAAATGTGTTCCAGGTGGTCCATCTATTGCTTGCTCAAGCGCAAAAGCGATTGAATGGGATGAAAGCTTTAAGAATGCTGCTGACCCATCAGGTCGCGCTATTGCCGCTGTACATAACGAAGCTTATAAAAAATAA
- a CDS encoding inosine/guanosine kinase yields the protein MKFPGQRKSKHYFPVHARDPLLSQTKQEKRLARTHVVGIDQTLVDIEAYVDDEFLERYELSKGHSLVITDEKAEALYQELKENNLVTHEFAGGTIGNTLHNYSVLADDKSVLLGVMSKDIEIGSYAYRYLCNTSSRMDMNYLQPVDGPIGRCFALISKDGERTFAINEGKMNQLEPNSIPEHVFENASALVLTAYLVRCKPGDPMPAATMRAIEYAKKYDVPVVLTLGTKFVIQDDPQWWRDFLRDHVTVVAMNEDEGEALTGESDPLVAADKALEWVDLVLCTAGPVGLYTAGYTDDNAKRETSLPLLPGDIAEFNRYEFSRPMLKAACENPIKAYSHIAPYMGGPERIKNTNGAGDGALSALLHDMSANRYHKENVPNSSKHQHSFLTYSSFSQVCLYSNRVSYEVLAQYSPRLSRGLPEREDSLEEAYWER from the coding sequence ATGAAATTTCCAGGCCAACGAAAATCTAAGCATTACTTTCCGGTACATGCTCGCGATCCACTTTTAAGTCAAACGAAACAAGAGAAGCGTCTAGCACGTACTCATGTTGTAGGTATTGACCAAACATTGGTAGATATTGAAGCTTATGTGGATGATGAATTCCTGGAACGCTATGAGTTAAGTAAAGGCCATTCTTTGGTTATTACTGATGAAAAAGCAGAAGCGCTATATCAAGAGCTAAAAGAGAACAATCTTGTTACTCACGAGTTTGCTGGTGGCACTATTGGTAATACGCTACACAACTATTCTGTGCTAGCGGATGATAAATCTGTTCTTTTAGGCGTGATGAGTAAAGACATTGAGATCGGTAGTTACGCGTACCGTTACCTTTGTAATACATCAAGCCGTATGGATATGAACTATCTTCAACCTGTTGATGGCCCTATTGGTCGTTGTTTTGCTCTTATTTCAAAAGACGGTGAACGTACGTTCGCTATCAACGAAGGTAAGATGAACCAACTTGAACCGAATAGTATTCCTGAACATGTATTTGAAAATGCCTCTGCGCTTGTGCTAACAGCGTATTTAGTGCGTTGTAAGCCTGGCGATCCTATGCCTGCAGCAACAATGCGTGCCATTGAATATGCGAAAAAATACGATGTGCCAGTGGTATTAACACTAGGTACAAAGTTCGTTATTCAAGACGATCCACAATGGTGGCGTGACTTCCTTCGTGATCATGTAACAGTTGTTGCAATGAACGAAGATGAAGGTGAAGCGTTGACTGGTGAGTCTGATCCGCTTGTGGCGGCAGATAAAGCATTAGAATGGGTTGATCTTGTTCTTTGTACTGCAGGCCCTGTAGGTTTATATACCGCAGGTTACACTGATGATAACGCTAAGCGTGAAACAAGTTTACCGTTACTTCCAGGTGATATTGCTGAGTTTAACCGCTATGAATTCAGTCGACCAATGCTTAAAGCTGCGTGTGAGAACCCAATTAAGGCGTATTCACACATTGCTCCTTACATGGGCGGCCCTGAGCGTATTAAGAATACGAATGGCGCTGGTGATGGTGCACTTTCAGCATTACTGCATGATATGTCTGCAAACCGTTACCATAAAGAAAACGTGCCGAACTCTAGTAAGCACCAACATTCTTTCTTAACATACTCATCGTTCTCACAGGTTTGTTTATATTCAAACCGTGTAAGCTACGAAGTATTGGCACAGTACTCTCCACGTTTATCTCGTGGTCTGCCTGAGCGTGAAGATAGCTTGGAAGAAGCATACTGGGAACGTTAA
- the hemH gene encoding ferrochelatase, with amino-acid sequence MNKDNKKYGVLLVNLGTPDAPTAAGVKQFLSQFLHDHRVVDMTRWLWCPILHGVILPIRSPKVAKLYQSVWMEDGSPLMVYSKRQQKALTEILQVPVELGMTYGNPSTQAGLERLKQQGCDKVLVLPLYPQYSGTTTAAVFDRIAKDLKSISYIPELRFINHYYDHPDYISALAETAKTLWAEKGEPDYLLCSYHGIPKRYADNGDPYPDHCNGTTELLAKMLEMPREKMSMSYQSIFGREEWLKPYTEGTIKSLAEKGVKRLDVMCPAFSVDCLETLEEIAEQCKEVFIEAGGVEFNLIPCLNDSQAHITMMENLVKQHVQGWE; translated from the coding sequence ATGAATAAAGACAATAAAAAATACGGTGTATTGTTAGTTAACCTAGGTACGCCTGATGCACCGACGGCTGCTGGGGTGAAACAATTTCTATCTCAATTTTTACACGATCACCGTGTCGTCGATATGACTCGCTGGTTATGGTGCCCAATTTTACACGGCGTAATTTTGCCGATTCGCTCACCGAAAGTTGCTAAATTATATCAATCTGTTTGGATGGAAGATGGCTCACCATTGATGGTGTATTCAAAACGCCAACAAAAAGCATTAACAGAGATACTTCAAGTCCCAGTTGAACTGGGTATGACTTATGGTAACCCGAGTACTCAGGCTGGTTTGGAGCGTCTAAAGCAGCAAGGTTGTGATAAGGTTTTAGTTTTACCGTTATATCCTCAGTATTCAGGCACTACCACAGCTGCTGTATTTGATCGTATTGCGAAAGATTTAAAGTCAATATCGTATATCCCAGAGTTGCGCTTTATTAATCATTATTACGATCACCCTGATTATATTTCAGCGTTGGCCGAGACTGCTAAAACTTTGTGGGCAGAAAAAGGCGAGCCTGATTATTTATTATGTTCATATCACGGTATTCCTAAACGTTATGCTGATAATGGCGATCCGTATCCAGATCATTGTAATGGTACAACGGAACTATTAGCGAAGATGCTTGAGATGCCGCGTGAGAAAATGAGCATGAGCTATCAGTCTATTTTTGGACGTGAAGAATGGTTAAAACCGTATACTGAAGGCACGATAAAATCATTGGCTGAGAAAGGCGTAAAACGTCTTGATGTAATGTGTCCTGCGTTCTCTGTTGATTGTTTAGAAACTCTTGAAGAAATTGCAGAGCAGTGCAAAGAAGTGTTCATTGAAGCGGGTGGGGTAGAATTTAATTTGATCCCTTGCCTTAATGATAGCCAAGCACATATAACAATGATGGAAAACTTGGTGAAACAACATGTTCAAGGTTGGGAATAG
- the adk gene encoding adenylate kinase yields MRIILLGAPGAGKGTQAQFIMEKFGIPQISTGDMLRAAIKAGTELGKQAKSVIDAGQLVSDDIILGLVKERIAADDCAKGFLLDGFPRTIPQADGLKENGVNVDYVIEFDVADDVIVERMAGRRAHLPSGRTYHAVYNPPKVEGKDDVTGEDLVIREDDKEETVRARLNVYHTQTAPLIEYYGKEAAAGNTKYLKFDGTLPVAEVSAELEKALA; encoded by the coding sequence ATGCGCATCATTCTTCTGGGCGCTCCAGGTGCAGGTAAAGGTACTCAAGCTCAATTCATTATGGAAAAGTTTGGTATTCCTCAAATTTCAACTGGTGACATGCTACGTGCTGCAATCAAAGCAGGTACTGAGCTAGGCAAACAAGCGAAATCAGTGATCGATGCAGGTCAATTGGTATCTGACGATATCATCCTTGGTCTTGTAAAAGAGCGTATTGCGGCAGATGATTGTGCAAAAGGCTTCCTACTAGATGGTTTCCCACGCACAATTCCTCAAGCTGATGGCCTAAAAGAAAACGGCGTTAACGTTGATTACGTTATCGAGTTTGATGTGGCTGACGATGTGATCGTTGAGCGTATGGCGGGTCGTCGTGCTCACCTTCCTTCTGGTCGTACTTACCACGCTGTTTACAACCCACCAAAGGTTGAAGGTAAAGATGACGTAACAGGTGAAGATCTTGTTATCCGTGAAGACGACAAAGAAGAAACAGTTCGTGCTCGTCTAAATGTTTACCACACACAAACTGCACCTCTTATCGAATACTACGGTAAAGAAGCAGCAGCGGGTAACACGAAATACCTTAAGTTTGACGGTACACTTCCTGTTGCTGAAGTGAGCGCTGAGCTAGAAAAAGCATTAGCTTAA